The Rosa rugosa chromosome 3, drRosRugo1.1, whole genome shotgun sequence sequence CAACCATGGATATCTATTAATTTTTTCTCACTGAATTGCAAACGCTACTAAATCGGTTAGCTAGCTGTTGTAAGAAATAGTACATTTTATTTGTGCATCTACTGCAAGAGTGTATGCTAAATTTATAGGCGGGCGACAGTTTCCAGAGGCTACTGATTTTGGCAAAACAATGGGTTAAAGAAGCTAATGGTTTTGGCCAAACAATGGGTTAATAGTATCGTAAATGTCTGTTTTACCAAACCCGTCAAGTTTTGAGTTTAACTAGGAGAATCTTAGAACATTGATATGGATTGTAAATTAAGTaaactaattttttatttttttttacaaaatctACTTGGGCTTTAACCTACATAAGATGGGTTCTAGGTAGGGCTGTCACTCGATCGGTATGAATCTGTTATAGGccttaccaacttcaaaaccaaagctttcggtctCAAAAtggagctaccaattaccaaccaaaactTTTCGGTATTTAATCATGAGTGTTGCTAttgagacctccaaatctgctcacttgacctcactctattatgaattattaaataacatatataacctactataaaattgtcacgccccgaattttaaatacaattaaaatccgaaacatgaattatacaacttaatagaataaacgtcctgaatttttttctcacaaacaaccacacttcacacctctcaatattacaataaatcaaatcctcaagttaattattacaacacactctcaccaaatcaaattgtaaggctcaatgagcttaactcacctcactattacaaatgctgtaaaactataacaaatactctaacccgctcgatcaccgccctgattctcctgacctgcaggattacccgctacaccgtttgaatagtgtaccgggattgcaacaatacaaacccggtaagctttttgcaaagctcgtatgagtaaatgaaaggattgcacgatttaaagtaacacaatcaactcaagcacattttaattttgttttgcataagaatagaagtgtacaacatcacttcaagcatcaatcaactcacatctcgtcatgactactcaataataaacaacttcttactcaatatatactcacaggcttatgatttatttatataaatcatcccatgcagtatattatacttacaggcttatgattaattatattaatcaccccattcagtatgtcatgtcatacccaagggcatatgataactcgtttatcccccaagcagtatgacggcagacagactagagctctaactgtatcgtaaagtgtcacctgggccaaggttcaccttacgaatgactgctttcctcaattcactcgactcctcatttaattcatctcaacgactcaactatcgcactttactcaattacccattatcatagacaacacaacatctaagataaatcacatattccaaagggtaatgctcaaaatataactcagtaaatcacattaatacttcacccgatgtcacaccatccaatatatattccacgtaaatatatatatacgtagtcacccacacaagagtgaccactaataccaactatagttcacatgcaataaaatctagaaattcatttttatagtttaaatacattttacttacctctggaccgtagtcgatcaagtccatataacttaaaacaaatatttattttcataaaacaatttccacaatttcccaattaaataaaatcaccgaatttcggttcgtgaatgaaccatgtgcgatttactcacctcgatattcccgctgcgtcttcaattcaacacaatacacaccgaaatcgctcacccaagggagaccgtcaatcacctaatcacacatgaccttaacttagccaataactcaaaaacatattcaaacgacaatccaatggtcggatcgaaattaaatgatgatccaacggtcggatcctcacggatcgcccttaggattaCCCTCCAAAAATcgtcacgaagatccaacggtcggatcttcctgaatcgtccttactaacatcttcacaaatttatatgaaaatccgacggacggattctcacgaatcgcctccctaatcactgttttgcatttatacgaagatccaacggtcggatcttcacccatgaccacacaaagtcaccgggacagtcatacgatcaacatattaaaatttgaagtaaaaccgatggtctgatcttcgcagatcgtaaaccgaagataaacgtaaaaacgttaaatagtaacgtcaaaacgtaaatccactatttaccaactttttctaacataaccttgtaatataccaaaacgctcgtatggatgcatagatcatcgtccagataatataaactcaaaatatggtccgacgcgccgccacatgcggaggtcagacggcggtcaacgccggccaaccacctcagatgctaaagttgtcaactacaaacttcttcaaaatacagaattgaaccactttaatacctgactttttctgagacaaggtctagatcgtcctagatcaagcgttgaagttggattaatctcggccgcacgatcagatcctagattgaatcagaggcgtccaaaaagtcaaacctttgGTAAATCGTTGATTCGACTACTGGGCAAACTTCTTCAAGTTTGGCATCATCatcgtcttcatcttcatcgtGACTTTCTGCAGCTACCTCACAATTCTCAACCATGGATATCTATTAATTTTTTCTCACTGAATTGCAAACGCTACTAAATCGGTTAGCTAGCTGTTGTAAGAAATAGTACATTTTATTTGTGCATCTACTGCAAGAGTGTATGCTAAATTTATAGGCGGGCGACAGTTTCCAGAGGCTACTGATTTTGGCAAAACAATTGGTTAAAGAAGCTAATGGTTTTGGCCAAACAATGGGTTAATAGTATCGTAAATGTCTGTTTTACCAAACCCGTCAAGTTTTGAGTTTAACTAGGAGAATCTTAGAACATTGATATGGATTGTAAATTAAGTaaactaattttttatttttttctacaAAATCTACTTGGGCTTTAACCTACATAAGATGGGTTCTAGGTAGGGCTGTCACTCGATCGGTATGAATCTGTTATAGGccttaccaacttcaaaaccaaagctttcggtctCAAAAtggagctaccaattaccaaccaaaactTTTCGGTATTTAATCATGAGTGTTGCTAttgagacctccaaatctgctcacttgacctcactctattatgaattattaaataacatatataacctactataaaatgactattaaggacaataattataccaaaaaaatattacattgattttctagactttccaattcaataatattagattgcattatttattattttccttatctattttaattttccaatttcactacatactcattaaagcattcatatatatttaataaaaattaaaactatgattatgtgacataaaaatgtatgatatacatgttgaacgcgtattggtgagggaaaacaaaacaaatcatattataacctaaatctaagtctatccattatatttgcaaaacaaaaaaaaaaaaaacaaaaactgagctagcaattaaaaaaaataaaaaaatatttaaataattaatcatgaggtacataaaataaacattaagaaaaaatgagtaatcttcatttttttttgcagagctaaaacagaaaaaaaaaagttaaaaaaaaaaaccacaaaatagttcatgttatgtttttgttgattagaaattaatttttaaaactcaataccttgtgtttaattttttttattaaaaaaaatatttatgttgtctgattaaggaatggatatgtaattaagatttatagagtaattaattcattaaattaactaagttttttgttttaaaaataatagtttgtttgtaaattatatgagtgagatTATTTGAGGAAATTCAGTGAGGTTTAgtaagtaaatttagtatttgaaaatttgataggaggtgtaaaaaatATAGGAGGTCCAGTAAGTAAATttagaggttccaatagaaaaactcttaatCATTTTTACCAAATTCAGTATTTCAATTTTCGGTATTACTAACTTTACAACAAGTAtttctttataatataaattagaatgaacaatacCAGATTATTTAATTTGATAAGTAGTCGaaaactttgtattcatctgCTTATGTGATTATAACTCTCCTTATGtacatatgacatcaagttttagtCATGTTCAATAAAATTGGTCATTTAACGATCTTTTGCCAGGTTACTTAAAACATACTGTTAATCTATTATTAGTAATAATGttaatactattatgaaaataattGTGTTTATATTTCTTAATACACATGTGTGAGTATTAAAAACTAGAGTATATGTagttaatatttagataatcggtacaTTCGATatttaccaaaatcaaaccaaatttttcaataatatttgatttcaattttatTGGTTTTCATTACCAAAATGTCAATGCAAGTTACCAAAATTAAAGTATCGGTTGGCATTTTCGATAATTATCAAACCAAATGGCAGCCCAGTTCTAGGTGTTATATGTTTCTCCAAATCTTCTcttgaaaacccaaaataaataaaaggattgaGCGTCTATGTACAGGTCCTCTTATGCCACCGTATTGCTCTCAGAAAAATCCAAAACCCAGCTCTGATTTcttttaggccccgtttggaaacaaaattttgatttggatttgaatttcaaatcttatgtatttaaaatttgcagaattgaaATATGTGTATTCTAAATTTTGTTGTTTGGATTAAAAAAGATATATAGAGATTTAAAATTGAAGATTTAGATTTTGTAATATTAGAACAGCATCCATCTCAACTAAATCAACCATCAAAGGTAGAGCAATCTGAAACTTGACTCGGAGGGGATGAAGTCGGCGGCGGAGAGCTCAGCCACCATTGTCAGCGTCAATGAGTCATCGGCGACGCAGAAGAAGATTCAGAGGCTGAGCCGAAATGCAGAaacttggagagagagagagtagatcgGGATGGAGTCGGTGGCGGAGAGCTCCGCCACCGTTGCCGGAGTCGGCGGCGATGCAGAATAAGCTACGAAGGCGTGgggagggaggggggggggagagagagagagtagatcgAAGGATGTGAGAGAAAccttggagagagaaagaggagaaaagaagaaagagagagcacGATCTGTTTTTTCAAGGAATCCATGACCTGATGATTTGAAATAACTAGGGTCTCCTAGTTATTTGAAATGACCCCAGttatttgaaatcatcaaaatttGCTATCTGAAATCTTTGggtgattttgaagaaatcGAAATACTCACTAAAGAAGACAGCCAAACAAGCAGATTTGGATTTGGGGGtttcaaatccaaatccacaCTCCCAAATCCCTATATCCAATTGGATGCAAGAGACCTGATCATGAAAGGAATGAGGTGGATTATAGGTAATGGTAAGAATATTAAATTTTGGACTTTTAATTGGGCCTTTGATTGTCATTTACTTGATCTCATTCCTGATGATAAAAGGAATATGATTAACCTAGAAGAATCAGTGGCTGAGTATATTATTAATGGTAAATGGGACAAGGCAAAGCTTGCTTCTATTCTAGACCCTAATATTGTGAAGCAAATTCTTGGCATTCCTTTACCTGTATGTAAACAGGAAGATGAATATATTTGGGGTCCCTCCTCAAATGGTAAATTTTCTATTAAATCTGCTACGTGGTTGTAATATGATCATCTTCGTAAGCATAGCCAGTCCAAGTTGATTAATAAGCTCTGGAAGCTTAATGTTcaaccaaaaattaaaatctttgGCTGGCTGTTGCTGAGAGGAAGACTCAAAACGAGGGACAGACTTTCCAGGTTTGGGATTATTAATGATAACTCGTGTCTTCTCTGTAATAGAGATAATGAGACTGCTGATCATTTGTTTGGCTATTGCGAATTCACTAAGGAAGTGTGGAGGTTGGCAAACATTAACACCCCAGTAGACTGGGAGGAAGGATATCTCAAAGTTTTTGAGGAACTTTTCTTACTACAACCTTACAATGCTGACCTGTTTGCAAAGATTCTTACTTTATGCTGGCAGGTTTGGAAGACTAGAAATGATGTTATTTTCAGAACAGCTTCTGTCAATCCTATGTCAATTGTTATGGCAGTTGAAGCAATAATGAAAAGCTTTGCAGATCTTAACACTAGTACTAGTGGAgcaaaaacttcaaacctttCAACCACAATTAAGTGGTCTACTCCTCCTAgttcttttgttaaaatcaatttTGATGGCTCAGTTAGAAGAGATTCAGCTGCTAGTGGTTTCGTTATCAGAGACCATAATGGAAGACCAGTTATTGCTGTAACCAAGTGTGTTGGCAATTCTTCTACTCCTGTTGCAGAAGCTACTGCACTTAGGGATAGTCTAATTgcggccaaagacaaaggttttacaagagttgaagttgaaggagaCTCAAAGTTGGTTATTGATGCAGTTACAGGACGGGTGATTCCACCGTGGAGGCTACTCAAATTGATTGAAGACATTAGAACCATTGCAACTTCCTTTTCTCAAATTACCTTTAAGCATATCTATAGGGAAGCAAACTTTGTAGCTGATGCTATTGCAAATTTAGGACATAATGCTGCTTCTCCTATGTCTTGGAGTGATAGGGTCCCAAGTGAGGCTTCTAGAGCCTTAATTTTTGACGTTGTAAACTTTGGTTGCCCAAGAGGCTTTCTTCTttaaattgtttttcttttcttatcaaaaaaaaataaatcccTATATCCAAACGGGCCCTTAGTTTCTTTGCTAACTCACAAAGGAATACCAATAAAGAAATTGAGAGAACAATCGGTGTTTGAGTAGTGGTTTGCGTTTGACAATCAAGAAAAGAGAGAAGTGAGAGAAATTGAGTTCAGAAGAGTGCAGCAAggaggagataagaacatgtgagagagagagagaggattgaTGTTTGCATATTTGAGGTGTGGGATATGTCTGCATTGCTCTTAATATTTCTACATAGTCATCCTCAAAATTGGTTGTTATTCCGTTACGTTTCTATTTTTTTCCATACATACACCCCTGACCTTTCCAAGATTATAAACTAGGGTATTCtcaaaccaaaaaataaaagatttatAGACCAGGCCACTAGGGTACCTACGCGCTAAATATCTACATTGAAAACCAAGTTCTGGCGGGTTATTTCCCTCCaaaggagttttttttttttgtggtgtcCTATTTCCTCACAGTTCTCAAGAAACAGAGCTTTTGGAGTTTTTGGCACTTAAAAAAAGGCCCAAACGACTCTGCTCTTCTCCAGGAACATCCCCTTCCCTGCTCTTCTCATCGACTTGGGTAAGCACCATctctcctcttttctttttctatacTTCATCGATCGTCCTACTTCATGATCTAGGGCTGTGTTGAGTTAAGATTATCACTTTAGGGTTTCGCAATATAGGGTTTTGACGCCATCAAATTCTCAATTGATGtcagggttttagggtttggggaaTTTCTGTACAGCAATTCAAAAAAAGTGAACTTCTTTCTTGTTATGATTTTATGGGTTTCTCAAGGCAAAGGGTTTTGGGGATTGGAATCAACGAAATCATTAATGCAATATTCATAGTATTGGGCATGTGCTTCAATTGAAAGATGATCTTTAGTacccgattttttttttttttgttgcataGGTGAATCGTCCATAATTTCAAGTATCAAGAATGCTCGAGAAGGCATTTTGGAAGGGCTGCAACAGTTCCATAGAGGAACTTCTGCAGGTGAGTGAGTAGCatatctttttgtttgttttctaaatCTGGATTGGATTAGTTTTCTTTCCGGTGGGCATTATTAGTCGTTGAATACGAATGCTTCATTAGATTTTGTTTGCTTTGGATTTGGTGAGTATTTTGAGTGTCTTAGTGTTTCTGTTTTGCATCCTTTAGTGTTACTGTAATTCATGAGCAGTAGTCATACCATGAATTGTTCTTACGTTGAAGATAAATGGACATTTTAGTTTATTATATGATAATCCTCGACTCTATGAAAGCATACCTACATGTTAATACATTTGTTGTCAAAGATGATGGGCAGTTATTTTTTGTGTGTAGTTCATGGATCAGCGAAAATGGGATCAGTTGGACTATGATTGTTTGGTGAATATCTTTGGAAAAGTTGGAAGAGGTGGTATGGAGTCACTGCTCATGGATGTTCCTTTTGTCTGCAAGTCATGGCATAAAGCAAGCCTTGATCCTAAATGTTGGGAaagtctcatttttcccatcaTTTTCACTAGTCTTTATAATTCTGATGTTGAAACTGAAGACTGGACTTTTGATCCCTTTTTAAAAAGATTTGTTTTTGAATACCGAATCAACAAGAGCTTCTCCATCACTGCATTCATAAAGTTTATGGTCAATCGTAGCAAAGGATGTGCTACTGAAATCAGGCTACCTGTGTGTGCTTCACAAGAAGCACTGAAACATGTTGCAGCTTCGTAAGTGTACTCCCTCTagtattttttttgtgtaacataATTTATTTTGTTACCTGGAAATAAAGGTTAATTATCTTTTTCAGGTGTCCTTGCCTAAAGAATTTGACTTTACCCACTGATGTAGTCTACTATAAATCAAGAATGATCCCTGATATGATTGGCAAGTGGAAAGATTTGGAGTATTTGCTAATGGGAAGCTGCTACCATGATATGGAgaaaatcatttcccaaatAGGCCTTCACTGCAAGAATTTCTATTATTTAGATATTCCTGACTGTCTGGTTCGCAAAGATGCTGCATTGGCAATTGCAAAGTTGCCTAATCTTAAGCACATAATTATGATGAATGCAAAGATCGAACGGGTTAATTTTGTTAGATTACTGAAGGGCTGCAAAAAACTTGTGTCTTTGGATGCCAGAAATTGTCTTGGTTTCGATGCAGGTGATAAGGAAATATCAAAACTTGCTTCTCATATCAGTGATTTCAAATGCCAAGGTTCTAGATTTTTTGATCGCCATTCCAAGGAGGGAAAATATGTTTGGTTTCATGATTCTGTCTATGATGGACGCTGATGTGAGGAAATCTGTTTTGGATTTGTCATCTTTAGTATAGTACGTAGATGCAGATCAGGAAGCCGCTTTGAACCATCTTTTGTGCAGGAACTCTCAACGGAAGAAGTGGAACCTGCAATGGTGTCTctaaaatattttatattttgctGGCCGGTCAATGGTTACTTGTTGGATCATCCTAGTCCTTTTGGTTGTGATTGTTTTCAACTAGGTTATgtgatttttcttttgcttGTTTTTAAAGTGTAGGTTGGTAATCCTTTTAGGTTTCCTGCTACTCTTTTGTGATGCTTATCATATGTGCATCTCTTCTTCGTTCAAAATGTCTCGAGATTCTAAACAAGGGATGGGCATTTTCCGCTAACAAATTATCAAAGTATTTTTGTCCAAAGAAATAAACTTATCAAACTGACCAACTAGCTATTTTTGCCCCTCTCCCCAAGATGGAAAGACAACTATCAAATTAGACCAGGCACGAGTGCATCAATGGAATTTAGTTCACTTGTAACTTTCAAATTCACCAGCTAAACCCTTAATAAGTTTGGTATATGGGTTTAAGTTGATGATTCTGAGTGTTGGATCTAAGATGATCATGGTGCGGTTGCAATCTTGTTTGAAACATCGTTCTAAAATTCCCATCAAAATTAGTTACCATTCAAATCAGTTCCAACCTCCGATCAAAACATACTCTCCCCTCTAAAATTCCGATCCATAATTACTGGTAGGGTCTCAACCATaaccacaaccacaaccacattCTCCAGGCCGCCCAATTCTATTGACGACCCACTATCTCTTCCAAGGTGGATTCTTGCGGTGGACGATGTGAGGCTTGAATTGCAAGCTAGGGTTGCAGAAGCCATGGCTCCCTTTCTGTTCAAAGGACTGAGGTAATTAGTGCTTTACTTTCTGCTTTAGTAATATTCACTGGTTGGGATGTTTTACCTTTACatattgtcatttttttttgagaagatccTTTACATATTGTGGAGTTTATAGGCATTAGGGTTCTGGATGGAAAAATAACTAAGAAGGCTTTGTGTCCAAGTTGTATCGTGTCTTTGCTTTTGCTAGTTTTGAGAGGTTTGCAATGTTTAGAGATGATCATTGCAACTGGGGTTAAAGACCTTGCTTGAAACAGAGATACGCATCTTGGGTGAATTTATAACGTGCTGATTCGAACATAGAACTTCTGTAGATGCTTGTTAGTTTACCTCAATGTGGCTTCATCTAGATTGTCATTTCTAGTATTGCTTGAATTATGTACTCGCATCTGCGATGAATCTCTTCTGCAGAGTAATGTGTTTTTCGTTGGAAAGATTTGGCTAGATCAGATAGTATAGTGAAGTCCTTCAGGAGTGCCAACTTATCTGATCAGTCGAAAAGATTTAGAGTACATCTAACAACTTGAGCACAAATTCTATGATGTAAACACTCAACTTATCTCCTCCAGTGAGGAGCAGAGCAGCTAAAACGTCATGGACAAGAAGTCGTTTTTCCATGCCGGAACATAAAGTTAAGTTTGAGAATTGTGGTTGTTTCTAATGCGTTTCTTCCCCAAGACAAACTCTGACCAATAATATCATGCCAGATAACTCCCTTAGGAAGAGAAGTGGATTTCTCAACAAATGCCAAAATGGAAAGGGCTA is a genomic window containing:
- the LOC133740204 gene encoding F-box/LRR-repeat protein At3g48880-like — protein: MLEKAFWKGCNSSIEELLQFMDQRKWDQLDYDCLVNIFGKVGRGGMESLLMDVPFVCKSWHKASLDPKCWESLIFPIIFTSLYNSDVETEDWTFDPFLKRFVFEYRINKSFSITAFIKFMVNRSKGCATEIRLPVCASQEALKHVAASCPCLKNLTLPTDVVYYKSRMIPDMIGKWKDLEYLLMGSCYHDMEKIISQIGLHCKNFYYLDIPDCLVRKDAALAIAKLPNLKHIIMMNAKIERVNFVRLLKGCKKLVSLDARNCLGFDAGDKEISKLASHISDFKCQGSRFFDRHSKEGKYVWFHDSVYDGR